A genomic stretch from Thermomicrobiales bacterium includes:
- the metK gene encoding methionine adenosyltransferase, which produces MMSRSNGTESAFFTSESVTEGHPDKVCDQISDAVLDAVLADDPFGRVACESAATTGLIMVFGEITTSTYVEIPELVRQVIRDIGYTDSSHGFDAETCGVLVSLKAQSPEIAGGVGAALEVREKANAQDKYDQIGAGDQGMMIGYACNETPELMPMPIALSHRIARELSVARKTDSLPWLLPDGKSQVTVEYENGKPVRVDAIVVSTQHHPTVHNDEIREGVLDMVIGKAVPGEMLDKTTKYFVNPSGRFTLGGPIADAGLTGRKIIVDTYGGMARHGGGAFSGKDATKVDRSGAYAARYVAKNFVAAGLAERFELQISYAIGMAQPVSIMVETHGTGVVSDEKLTQLVREHFDLRPAAIIDTLDLRRPIFRQTAAYGHFGRPDLDLPWEKTDKAEALKAAV; this is translated from the coding sequence ATGATGAGCCGTTCGAATGGCACGGAATCGGCCTTTTTTACATCGGAGTCGGTGACCGAGGGACATCCGGACAAGGTCTGCGACCAAATCTCAGACGCCGTCCTCGACGCCGTGCTGGCTGACGATCCGTTCGGACGCGTCGCCTGTGAGTCGGCCGCGACGACCGGATTGATCATGGTCTTTGGCGAGATCACGACCAGCACCTACGTGGAGATTCCCGAGCTCGTGCGTCAGGTCATCCGGGACATTGGCTATACCGACTCGTCGCATGGCTTCGATGCAGAAACATGCGGTGTCCTCGTCTCCCTGAAAGCGCAAAGCCCGGAGATTGCCGGCGGAGTCGGCGCGGCGCTGGAAGTGCGCGAGAAAGCCAACGCGCAAGACAAGTACGACCAGATCGGCGCCGGCGACCAGGGCATGATGATTGGGTACGCCTGCAACGAGACGCCTGAGCTCATGCCGATGCCGATCGCGCTCTCTCACCGCATCGCACGGGAACTCTCGGTCGCACGCAAGACCGACAGCCTCCCATGGTTGCTGCCGGACGGCAAGAGCCAGGTCACGGTCGAGTACGAGAACGGCAAACCGGTTCGCGTGGATGCCATCGTCGTCTCCACCCAGCACCACCCGACCGTCCACAACGACGAGATCAGGGAAGGTGTGCTCGACATGGTCATCGGCAAGGCAGTGCCCGGTGAAATGCTCGACAAGACCACCAAGTATTTCGTCAATCCGAGCGGCCGCTTCACCCTTGGTGGACCGATTGCCGATGCAGGGCTGACCGGGCGCAAGATCATCGTCGACACCTACGGCGGCATGGCGCGGCACGGTGGTGGCGCGTTCTCAGGCAAGGACGCGACCAAGGTCGACCGTTCGGGCGCCTATGCGGCCCGATATGTCGCCAAGAACTTCGTGGCGGCAGGTCTGGCCGAGCGGTTCGAACTGCAGATTTCATACGCAATCGGGATGGCGCAGCCGGTTTCGATCATGGTCGAAACGCACGGCACCGGCGTGGTTTCGGACGAGAAGTTGACCCAGCTCGTGCGGGAGCACTTCGACCTGCGTCCGGCCGCGATCATCGACACGCTCGACTTGCGCCGGCCGATCTTTCGACAGACAGCCGCC